Proteins encoded by one window of Thermodesulfovibrionales bacterium:
- a CDS encoding CZB domain-containing protein yields MKARVYARAMLYHIKWKVQLRKFLDGKGRVTEAEYISPDDCKFGRWLCSEEIMKYAADSEIREIRKVHTELHKAAERAYELKLAGDDRAAFREFKNMEAGSMKLLSLLNTMKSVGKN; encoded by the coding sequence ATGAAGGCACGTGTTTACGCTAGGGCGATGCTCTACCACATAAAATGGAAAGTCCAATTGAGGAAATTTCTTGACGGGAAGGGACGTGTCACTGAGGCGGAATATATTTCTCCGGATGATTGCAAGTTCGGGCGATGGCTCTGTTCCGAAGAAATCATGAAATATGCCGCCGATTCTGAAATACGAGAAATTAGGAAAGTGCACACCGAGCTCCATAAAGCTGCCGAGCGCGCTTATGAGCTCAAGCTTGCAGGTGATGATCGTGCCGCTTTTCGGGAATTCAAGAACATGGAAGCAGGCAGCATGAAGCTTCTTTCCCTGTTGAATACGATGAAGAGCGTAGGGAAGAATTAG